The nucleotide window TTGGGTTTCTTGGGCGTTTGGTCGTCGGCGGTGGCGATGCTTTGAAGCTGCAGGACGCACAGTGCGAGCCCCGCGAAGACCGAGAGCGAAGGGATCTTGGGCACGATGAAACCGTCGATGGAAAGTTGGCGGGCGGAACGCTTGGCGTGCCGTGAGGCGACACGGCCGGTGGGACACGAAACAACCGCATCGATCCAGTGGACCGATGCGGCTTCATGCGGCGTCCAGTATAGCCAACATTCACAACGTCTGGTTCTCGGCATCACAGGTGCCGAACTCAAGTCACAGGGATGAAGTTCCCAGAAGACTTGCCGTCGTGATTTTCACGCGTGCGTCAGTTGCCCGGCGCGAACGTGTCGCGGTGGATCTTCCAATCCGACGGCGGCTTTTCCGGGATGAAGTTGTTCATGAAGTTGCTCAACCGGTTCATGCTGCCGTTGCGAGTCGCTTTGCTGAACTCATAGATGTCGCGGTGCGGTGCGGTACGAGCGTCATAGTTGGGGGCGTACATCACCAAACCGGCCGGCAAGAACGTGTCTTGTTGCAACACGATTTGAACCAGCTTGTATTGGGCCGCGTCTTGCTGACGTTTCGGCCAAGCTTCGATCATGATCAAGTCAGGCTTGGGAGCCATCACTTGGCGGACCCAATAACGCTGCTTGATGTCGTTGGCTTTCAAGTTGAAAACGAACGGTAGCGGGCTGTCGATGATCCCGGCACCCTGCAATTGCGGCGGCAATGCTTGGATGCGGCATTCTTTGTTGCTGCGGTCGAATTCCAACAGCTCTTTGCCGTTACACACCCAGTGTTCGCCGAACTGGCCGTCGATGGCGGCATGTTGTGGCTTGCCGCCTTCCATGCCTTTGTAAAACACCTTCTGGTCGACGCGGAACAGACCCTTGTCCGGTTCGGCATATTTGATTTGACCCAGCGATGCCGACGCATAGATTCCGGCCGGTGCCGATGCGGTGTCATAGTGGTAACGATGGAACGTGCATTCCAGGGTCTTGGTGCTGCCGCTTTGCTTTTCCCAAGCCGCCAGGATTTGGTCCAAGCGTGCTTGTTCGGCCGCGGACAACTGGAACGGTGCCAGAGCTTCGTTTTGGTCGGGGGCCTGCTGTCCGCCCGATCGCGATGCCGAAGCGATCCGTTCCTGCGGCTGATTCGCCGTCTGGGCCGGTGCGGTAAAGCCGGCTGTCATGCCGTGCCAGGTCAGAAAGGCCATCGCCATGACCGTTGCGTGTCGCATCATCCTTGACGCCCGTTGTGTTGACTGCAAAGTCCGGTGGATCCGCGGCACGTGCCTGCGGATTGGCCACGGAGATCCGATCCGCCGCCACAGCGGGAAACTAGCAGGATGTTTCCCCGATCCGAAAGGCGAATTTGGATCAATTCGCGCTGGAAAATCCTCGGGTCCCGGTTTCCCAGACACTCCAGGTTGCCGGCCTTGACCGCCGTCGCTGGTGTGCGACGAGTCTCGAAGCGGCGAAACTCGTGATCAGGACTGGGACAGCACCGTGCAGGTGCTGGTCGCGGTGGCCACCAGCTTGCCCTTGGGGCCGGTGATGTCGCACTGAACAAAACCGATCCGCAGGCCTCGTTCGACCACCGTTGCGGTCGCGGTCAGCAAGCCGTCTTTGACCGGCCGGATGAAGTTGATCTTCATCTCGATCGTCGAAAAGTCTTCGCTTTCCAAAAGCGTGCGGCCGAAAGCGATGCCCATCGCCGCATCGGCCAACGCCGACACCAAGCCACCGTGCACCCGTCCCATCGGGTTATGGTGCTGGGGACCACACTGGATTCGCACGACCGCATGACCCAGCGGCGTGCCGGAATCCGGGTCGGCCGGCGGCTGGACATCAAACCCGACCAGACGGCTGATCGGCGCGGTGGAGAAGCGTTCGGATTGGACGGGCAAGACGCTGTGAACCTTTGGGAATGACGGGCGACCTGGGGGATCCAGGTGATTAAACAGTTCATTGTAGCGCTTGGTCGATACTTCCCGCGATCCCTCAAACGGCGGCCAAATCAACCTGAATTTGATGCTGAGAATTGGCCGCGTTTTTATGGGGGGCCGGTACGTCCGCATGAGCGTTTCGCGATCCCGATAGGACTGCGCGACTTTCGCGTGTGCACCACGTCGCCCGGCCTCGCCGAGGTCGTGAGCTTTGGATACAAGTCTCGGAGAGACTTGGCTACGTGCTAGGCACTGTTTATCAATTCAACACGAAGGCCAATGAAAACGGTAACCCGACGCGTCAGCGAGGGATTCTTGATGAATGAATAACTTCGGCCCCTCGCTGACGCTTCGGGTTACCAATTGATAAGCAGTGCCTAGTAGGAATAGTGCAACCCCAGGTGGATGCCGTGCACATAGATCGTGTCCGTGCGGATTGCCAACGCTGGACTCTGCTGGCCCGTCGGCGGGATCGCACTGTTGACGGCCAGGTCCGGGTCGATCATTCCCGACACCTGCAGGGCATCGGTCATGGCGATCAAGTGATAGCCGAATTTGACGTCGAATCGGGGAAAGCGGTGCCAGCCCAGCGACAGATCCATTTCCGGAATCCATCCGAACGTGTTGTCGTCCAGCGGTGACGAATTGGTGCTGCGGACCAGCAAGCCTTCGTTGATGATCGACTGGTTGCCGTCGACGCTGGTGACCGTGGTTCCGCTGCGGCGGGCGCCACGTTGCAGCGATCCAAAGCCGAATTTGAACAGGCTGCGGAATGACCAGCACCCGGACGTGTGACTGGTGGCCAAGCCGATTTGGCCGCCATGGAATTCGTTCTCCGCGTCGAATGTGTCAGTGACATCGATGATCGATCCGATCGGCGGCAACGTCACGTTGGGATCGATCGAAGTGCTGGATGAATGGATCCGCAGCGATTCGTCGAAACGCATGTACTGGTATCCGTACAACACGTCGACTCGACCGGCAAAGCCGCGCATCCAAGGTTGATAGACGGCGATGTCCGCGCCGGCCACGTTGCTGGAACCGTTCACGCTGACCGATCCAAACGCGACATCGGGAAAGGCGATCTGCAAAGTCTCGTTGCCCGGTGTGTCACCGTCGCTGACATTGAAGAACGGTCGCGTCAGCACGTCAAAATCGGATTCGTCGGCGCTGAAGTTGTACGTGTCTTCGCCGACCGCCCAAGCACGGAATCGCAGGCTTCGACACTGGGCTTCATCCAACCAAGTCCCGATCATCAAACGGCCGCCCATCGTGGCGCCTTCGAACACGGTTCGGTCGCCCGCCAACACGGTGGTGTCGGCATCGTCCAAGTTGCCCGTCGATCCGGTCGTCACCAACGGCGGCAACCGATCGCCCTTTCGCCACATGGACAGCAAATCAATCGATCCGAACCAACGATGCGGGGCGCGTACGATGTATCCGGTCGGTCGGCACGCCGAACACCCGTCACAGGTCAGCGAATCACATCCGGCGATTCCGCTGTCACACGTCAACGCATCACAGGCGGTGGATTCGATCCCGCAAGCGGGTTCGCCGTAGTACTGCCCGTCGTAGAAGACCTCACCGGCGATTGCATCGGCCGATACCGTCGGCGATGTGATCGATGATGGAACCGATTCGCTGACCATTGGGATCGGCGACGGCGGATCGGGCGCGACTGATTGGGCATGGGATACCGGACGTAGTTGTGGTTCCGGTGCCACCGTCATCCCGGGATCGATGCTGGCGTCCACCAATCCGGCTTTGGATCGGTGATATCGTGCGTCGTCGACTTCGCGGTAACGGTCGTCATCGGCCGCGACGGCGTCGGACACCGGCGGCTGATAGGTCCCGCGATCGGGCTTCTTCATTCGAATGCCCTGCGCGTTCGCGGCGGTCGCATGAAATACGGCCACCGTCGCCAAAGCCATCACGCCTCGGCGGACCCAACGGGTCGCGACGGCGGATCGGTCGGCGGGCGGAACGGTGCGGGCGTCGTTGAATTCGGCGGCGTTTGCAATCGGCCAGGTGGTCATCGCGTTGATCTCGGCAGGCGAGAAGTTGATGGACGAACACGACCACAGCCACACGGATCGCGGCGCAAAACCGGTGGCGCCGCTACGAGCTGTCGTCGTACCTTCAACTTCGACCATGACGGTCGTGACGATGAAATAAATCTGGCAAGGTTTACCGGTTGTGACGGTTTTGCCGACGACTGAATGAGAAGCCAGGCAAGACACGGCGAGTGCGGTGACGGAACTCGATCACGGGTCGAACGCGACTTGCCCAGAGCGGAAGGAGACTTTGGCAACGAAATGCTGATGGTTTCAGCACTTCATCCTCCCGCTTGCGGGACGGTCGGGATCGAGGAACGAGATTCCGGGGCGGGTGCTTTGGGTGGCGCGCCCTCCCCTCGCTTTGACTCGAACATCCCGCGGTGAGGAAAACTCTGAGTCGCCTTGGCCACCAAGCGAACTGCTTGATCCTACTGTGACACGCTGCCCCTACTGTGACACGCTGCCCCTACTCTGACACGCGAACTTGGCCCTGCTGGTTGGCCTGCCAGAATGATCGCTCGTTCAGGTCCATCGCGGTCAGCCATTGTCCGCCATAGGCATACGTGTCCAGACAGATCAGGTGCCCCAGATCGACGACTTCACCGTCGCGGTTGGCCGTGTGGCCGACGATCGCCGTCTTGCCACTGTAATGCTGCGGCGGGACGCCCCGCATCAGGCTGTGCCAACGCAGCAGATCGACCGGTTGTTGTTCCAGCGGCAGCCCCGCATCGTACGCGGCGTGCGTAAAGAAAAACGCATCGGTTTCGAAGAAGTCGCCCAGGTTATCCAGAAAGCTCTGATGCTCAGGCGGCAGAAAATCCAGATCGCCGTCAAAACCATAGCTGTCCAGCGTTTCAATCCCGCCGTGCTTCAGCCATTCGTGGTGCGGGGCTTCCCCGCGAACCACCTCCAGCATCATCTCTTCGTGGTTGCCCATCAGGCAGACCAACTGAGTCTGACCGCCCAATTGGATTAGTCGATCGATCACACCACGCGAATCGGGACCACGATCGACATAATCGCCCAAGGCGACGACCAGATCGTCCGGATCGGGTTGGACGTGTCGCAGCAGATTTTCCAAGGCAACGGTGCAACCGTGTATATCACCAATCGCAATCAGACGACCGCTCACTAACGGGGCTCGCTACGGGTTCTTGTAATTTGGGCATGCCACGCCATCCGTTGTCGCGTGGCTGGAAACGGAACGAACGAATGTATCGGTTGCAACGAATCATCGCACGGGGGCGAACGTTGACGCGATACTCGGGCTTTGCCGTTGGTGTGCATCCGTCATGCCGCCGATGACGGTGTGGCCTGCGACAATGAGTACAATGTAGATGCTCGATCGTTCCAAAAATGCCCTCTTCCTGCTCCTCCATTCTGATTGCATCCGCCCGCGGATCGGGTCAGACTGATTGAATGTCGACGACGCTGCCCCCCGAAATACCGACGCCGACAGGCACTCCGGCCGCCGTCACGGCGATCCCGCCGGATCGTCTGGACGATGACGCCCAGGCGGCCGATGCGCAGACGCCCCACGATTCGATGGGCGACGCGGCGGACGGCACCGATCCCGACTGGGACGAATTGGATGACTGGGATGACCCGCCGTGGTGGGCCAGCGATTGGGCGGCCGTCTTGGTCACCAGCATCGTCGCGCACCTGATCGTCGTACTGACCCTGGCGCTTGTCCGGCTGCACCAACCGGTCGAAGAACAGGTCGCGCTGATGGCGGCCAAGAGTGAGAATGTTCCGGATCCGGTCAATTTGATCGACACGCTGCAGTACAGCGACGACCCGGAAGAAAGCATTGGCGCCGATTCGCTAAGCGTGTCCGAAGCCGCAACGGCAACCGCCATCGAGTTCGCCGAAATCGCGGAGATCCCTTCGCCGGTCGACACGCCGCCGGTGGACTTCGGCCAAGTGATCGCCAGCGAAGTGTTCTCTCAGCCCGTCGCGCCCATGCAACGGCTGACCAACCAAAAGGGCAAAGTCGGCGAAGGCACGCAAGGAGCCGCCGGGGCGATCGATCGCATCACGTTTGAAATCCTAAAGTCGATGGAAGAACGTCCGACTCTGGTCGCTTGGCTGTTCGACCAAAGTGGTTCGCTGCACCGACAACGCCAGCAAATCATCGGACGCTTTGATCGCATCTATGAAGAACTAGGGATCGTCCAAGAAAACGACGAACGGTTCAAAGAACGCAAGGGGGTCGACGTCCCGCTGTTGACGTCCATTGTCGGCTTCGGACAAACCGTCCAGCTGTACAACGAGAAACCCAGCGACGATCTGGGGGCGATCAAACAAATCATTAACTCCATCAATGTCGATTCCTCCGGCGTCGAACGCGTCTTCACGGCGGTGGAAGAAGCCGCCAACGAATTCAAACGCTTTCGACGAAACACCGGCGACGGCCCGGCCCGCAACGTCATCTTCATCGTGGTCACCGACGAACGTGGCGACGACGCGGAGCGTTTGGAGCGGGCGATCGGCACCTGTCGTCGCTACGCCATCCCCGTGCACGTGATCGGAGTCCCGGCACCCTTTGGCCGCGAACACACGTACGTGAAATACGTCGACCCCGATCCGCGGTTCGATCAATCCGCTCGTTGGGCCGAAGTCGATCAGGGACCGGAGACGCTGTTGCCCGAGCGAGTGCAAGTCGGCTTCACCGGCGACTTCCAACAAGAACCGACCGTCGACAGTGGGTTTGGTCCCTATGCGTTGACCCGGCTTTGCTATGAAACCGGTGGGATCTATTTCACCGTTCACCCGAACCGCAACATGAATCGCGCGGTGTATCGCGGCGAAGTCGATCCGTATGCGTCCGACCTGCGGTACTTTTTTGATCCCGACGTGATGTCACGTTACCGGCCGGATTATCTCAGCCCCAAAGACTATCTGGAATTCGTCCGTCAAAGTCCTTTGCGTCAAGCGTTGGTGCAAGCGGCGCGGATGAAACCGGCCCAGGGGATCGACGCGCCACGCACGCGTTTCGTCAAACGCAATGACGCCGGGCTGGTCGCCGACCTGACGCGGGCCCAACAGGACGCCGCCAAGTTGGAACCGACGTTGTTGATGATGGCCCAAACGTTGATGCCGGGGATGGAGCATCGGGATGATGAAACCAGTCCGCGTTGGCAAGCCGGTTTCGACTTGGCGATGGGACGTGTGTTGGCGCAAAAGGTTCGCACCGAAACCTACAACGCAATGTTGGCCAAGGCGAAACGTGGGATGGCGTTCAGCGATGCAAAGAACAACACATGGGTCCTGAAGCCCGCCGATGAAATCACCGTGGGCAGCCGCTGGCAACGTGAAGCCGAAACGGCCAAGACGCTGCTGCAGAGTGTCGTCGACAACCATCCCAAGACGCCTTGGGCGTTGCTGGCCAGCCAAGAACTGTCCACGCCGATCGGTTGGCAATGGACCGAACAGTTCACCGCCCCCGATCCACCGCGACCGAATCGTCCGGGCAACAACAACCCCAACCCGCGCCCACCCCGTGACGATCAAGCGCGGATGCTACAAAAGGCCCCCACCCGCCCGATCCCGAAGCTGTAAGATTCACACCGCTTTTCGGTCACGGTCCGCGACTTCGAAACGCGACGTCGCTGTCTTTCTGCCTGAGCCGCCGGCCGTCAGGCCTCGGGACACTGAAATCCGGCGACCGTATCTATCATCCCGTGACCTCGCTGCGGGCAACGGGATTATCGGGCCGCCTGACATCAAGCTCAACCGTGTGCCGGTGACTCAATAGACGCAGCGGTTCAAATCTCGCATCAATGCCGGGCGGGTGACACTAGCGGTTGAGGGTGCCGTCGGTGTCGGGGACCGTTGCGATACGCTGGCCCCATTGGTCCAGTTGGTTCAACCAATCGATGGCCAATTCCGCGACGGCTTTCCACTGTTGGGGATCGAACTCCGGTGCAACGGCTGGACGCTGAAGCGGAAGATCCGAAAGTGCGTCGGCCAGTTGAATGTTGGCGTCGGCACGCACCTGTGACGCGGAGACCAAGCCGCGACTGATTTCGCGAAGGTTCCAGTTTTGACGTGCATACTGTGACAGCAAGACCACGTCATGGGCGATAGAACGCTGTTGGTCCTGGTAGTCGTTCCAAGCATCGCCTGTCACCGCGGCCAAGCCTGCGGCCAAACCTTCGATCGGCGCGATCCACTGCTGTGGTGTCGTCGTTGGTTGTGTGGGGGCCACCGGGGCTGGTTTCGCCAAACCCGAGCCGATCACTTCGGTATCCGTTGGCGGCATCGCAGCAACGAAATCGTCGGTGGTTTCCGGTTCCGGGGCGGTGACGAAGTCGTCAAAAACGGCACGGTGGCGAATACAGAAGGGACGCGCCACCAGAGGCTGATAGCCCCAGATCGGAAGGTCCTTGGCCGCTACGTCGTACGGCATGTACGACTCGGTCACCGGCGCCTCGGCAGGCTGAGCGGCTGCGACTTCTTTGGCAGCGGCGACTTCTTCGGCGATCTCTTGCTTGATGGGGGCGGGGCGATGCCACTGTTGGGCGATCAGGTCGGCAATCGTGCGTTCCGGGCCCGCGATGGCCGGTTCAAAGATGGCTAAACCGTCGATCTCGTCGACAAAAGGAACGGGCCCCACCGATTCCGACGGTGAATCGCTGGCGGGTGAAGCATCTTTCGGGGAATCCGCTTCTGCGACCGCGACTGACTCCGTTTCGGGAGCCTGTTCCAGTGTGACGATGAACGGGCCGGTACCGGCAAAGGGGGCATCATCGATTGGGGCGGCGACGACCGATTGCTCAGACGCCGATTGGGCGGCGTCATCGGGTTGGCCAACGTCCAGCGGTTCATACTGTGCCAACGCGTCGAGTTGGCTGCGCAGTTTTGCTTCGGCATCGCTGGGGGCGAAAGGATCGGCGGTCTCCGGTGCAACGTCCTGTGCGACGATGGAAGCATCGGTCACCGGTGGTGCATGCTTGGCGATGAAATCACGGACGTCCTGGATCAAGTCGCGTGAATCGGCGGCGGTCAGGCTGAGCGGTTCGATGATCTGTTGCAAACCGGCACCGAAGCGTGCCGACAACGTCGACGCAGCAAAGGTCAACGAATCTTGGATCGACAGTGCCGTCGGATCGGCTTCCCTGCGCGACTGTTCCGGTTTGCAGGACGTTTGTTCAAACGATTCGTCCAGAACGAACATCATGACGCCGCCCTTACCGCTGAAGGGAAGGGGCCGTAAGTCTGACTTGGCGGCAAGGGCGGCGGGATTCTTCGCAACGTCACAAGAGCGATCGACGGGGCCATCGTGGGCGGCGACGGATGTGCCCAGCGACGGAGCCAAAGTGAATGCGGCGGTCATCAGCCAAGCCAGACGGCGGCGGGCCAAAGGTCGGCGGCGGGCGTGACACTTCCGCGATAAACGGGGCATGACTTTGGTCATCATCAGATCGTCCTCATGACGTTGCGACATCGATCGACGAAGATCACAGGCCCGCATCACCGGGAATGAACGGTTTTGCTTTGGCGATGCTGACCCTGATTCAAAAGACAGGCACCGCCGGCACCAAACGCCGACGATGCCGCCTCCATGCGGCCTGGTCCATTTCGCTTCCGTGCACGACGCACCAGTACAGGAAACCACGAAACGACCTGCCCATCACTGTCGGCCGGATCAGGCGACTTCAGGCGGGACTTGGTTGGTCGCCCACCGACAGCGGATCAATCTTCTTCGAAATCGATGCCTGCCGCCGAGCGTCCAAAAATGGCTGACTCTCGACGGCGGGGGAATCAATTCACAAGCTTCTTCGTCCAATCAACGATCAGGGGTTCTGTTCGGATCAAGAAAGAATTGGCGATCAACGGAAAAGGATCCGGTCGTACCGGTTACGAAATTTTCTGGATCGCTTGCGGACGTTGCCGACAGCGGGCAACATGTCGGCGACCAACGAATCGGACATCGATTCGATGGCGATCCCAGCACGAGGAATCGTTTGGATGCTGCGCAGAGTTCACTTCATCGATTCGCACACCGCCGGCGAACCGACCCGCACGATTGTTGCCGGGTTGCCCGATTTGGGGACGCAATGCGTGGCGGATCGCCGACGTCGCTTGGTACAGCAACAGGATGCGTTTCGACATCTGGTCTTGGCCGAACCACGCGGCAGCGAAATCTTGGTCGGTGCCTTGTTGATCGATG belongs to Crateriforma spongiae and includes:
- a CDS encoding TIGR03009 domain-containing protein; translated protein: MMRHATVMAMAFLTWHGMTAGFTAPAQTANQPQERIASASRSGGQQAPDQNEALAPFQLSAAEQARLDQILAAWEKQSGSTKTLECTFHRYHYDTASAPAGIYASASLGQIKYAEPDKGLFRVDQKVFYKGMEGGKPQHAAIDGQFGEHWVCNGKELLEFDRSNKECRIQALPPQLQGAGIIDSPLPFVFNLKANDIKQRYWVRQVMAPKPDLIMIEAWPKRQQDAAQYKLVQIVLQQDTFLPAGLVMYAPNYDARTAPHRDIYEFSKATRNGSMNRLSNFMNNFIPEKPPSDWKIHRDTFAPGN
- a CDS encoding PaaI family thioesterase, encoding MPVQSERFSTAPISRLVGFDVQPPADPDSGTPLGHAVVRIQCGPQHHNPMGRVHGGLVSALADAAMGIAFGRTLLESEDFSTIEMKINFIRPVKDGLLTATATVVERGLRIGFVQCDITGPKGKLVATATSTCTVLSQS
- a CDS encoding BBP7 family outer membrane beta-barrel protein translates to MTTWPIANAAEFNDARTVPPADRSAVATRWVRRGVMALATVAVFHATAANAQGIRMKKPDRGTYQPPVSDAVAADDDRYREVDDARYHRSKAGLVDASIDPGMTVAPEPQLRPVSHAQSVAPDPPSPIPMVSESVPSSITSPTVSADAIAGEVFYDGQYYGEPACGIESTACDALTCDSGIAGCDSLTCDGCSACRPTGYIVRAPHRWFGSIDLLSMWRKGDRLPPLVTTGSTGNLDDADTTVLAGDRTVFEGATMGGRLMIGTWLDEAQCRSLRFRAWAVGEDTYNFSADESDFDVLTRPFFNVSDGDTPGNETLQIAFPDVAFGSVSVNGSSNVAGADIAVYQPWMRGFAGRVDVLYGYQYMRFDESLRIHSSSTSIDPNVTLPPIGSIIDVTDTFDAENEFHGGQIGLATSHTSGCWSFRSLFKFGFGSLQRGARRSGTTVTSVDGNQSIINEGLLVRSTNSSPLDDNTFGWIPEMDLSLGWHRFPRFDVKFGYHLIAMTDALQVSGMIDPDLAVNSAIPPTGQQSPALAIRTDTIYVHGIHLGLHYSY
- a CDS encoding metallophosphoesterase family protein translates to MSGRLIAIGDIHGCTVALENLLRHVQPDPDDLVVALGDYVDRGPDSRGVIDRLIQLGGQTQLVCLMGNHEEMMLEVVRGEAPHHEWLKHGGIETLDSYGFDGDLDFLPPEHQSFLDNLGDFFETDAFFFTHAAYDAGLPLEQQPVDLLRWHSLMRGVPPQHYSGKTAIVGHTANRDGEVVDLGHLICLDTYAYGGQWLTAMDLNERSFWQANQQGQVRVSE
- a CDS encoding vWA domain-containing protein translates to MSTTLPPEIPTPTGTPAAVTAIPPDRLDDDAQAADAQTPHDSMGDAADGTDPDWDELDDWDDPPWWASDWAAVLVTSIVAHLIVVLTLALVRLHQPVEEQVALMAAKSENVPDPVNLIDTLQYSDDPEESIGADSLSVSEAATATAIEFAEIAEIPSPVDTPPVDFGQVIASEVFSQPVAPMQRLTNQKGKVGEGTQGAAGAIDRITFEILKSMEERPTLVAWLFDQSGSLHRQRQQIIGRFDRIYEELGIVQENDERFKERKGVDVPLLTSIVGFGQTVQLYNEKPSDDLGAIKQIINSINVDSSGVERVFTAVEEAANEFKRFRRNTGDGPARNVIFIVVTDERGDDAERLERAIGTCRRYAIPVHVIGVPAPFGREHTYVKYVDPDPRFDQSARWAEVDQGPETLLPERVQVGFTGDFQQEPTVDSGFGPYALTRLCYETGGIYFTVHPNRNMNRAVYRGEVDPYASDLRYFFDPDVMSRYRPDYLSPKDYLEFVRQSPLRQALVQAARMKPAQGIDAPRTRFVKRNDAGLVADLTRAQQDAAKLEPTLLMMAQTLMPGMEHRDDETSPRWQAGFDLAMGRVLAQKVRTETYNAMLAKAKRGMAFSDAKNNTWVLKPADEITVGSRWQREAETAKTLLQSVVDNHPKTPWALLASQELSTPIGWQWTEQFTAPDPPRPNRPGNNNPNPRPPRDDQARMLQKAPTRPIPKL